The following proteins are encoded in a genomic region of Gimesia algae:
- a CDS encoding circularly permuted type 2 ATP-grasp protein produces MRLAPYQYSEIFDEMFAPDGSPRASGKLFVERLQTLTEGSLQQRQKAADISLQNMGITFNVYGHEAGTEKVWPFDLLPRIIDADEWKTIESGLKQRIHALNLFIDDIYNECKIIKDGAVPEELVQTSKTLRSQCKGFHPPQGVWCHITGVDLIRDQDGQIYVLEDNLRCPSGVSYVLENRELMKRTFAPVFQGMSVAPIEDYNEQLLKTLLDCAPEGVNDPTAVVLTPGIYNSAYFEHTFLAQQMGVELVQGPDLVVENGYVFMKTTKGLRRVDVIYRRIDDDFLDPKNFRPDSALGVDHLMDVCRAGRVTLANAPGTGVADDKAVYAYVPDIIKYYLGEEAILPNVPTFLCSDAKQREHVLANLDKLVVKPTNESGGYGILMGPHSSQEERDKTAAAIRSNPREWIAQPMLKLSTVPTLVGDELQPRHVDLRPFVLCGKEIYVMPGGLTRVALREGSMVVNSSQGGGSKDTWILRNGHSQTEINHAATALEKF; encoded by the coding sequence ATGAGGTTAGCTCCCTACCAGTACAGTGAAATTTTTGATGAGATGTTTGCCCCCGATGGATCTCCCCGCGCCAGTGGCAAACTGTTTGTAGAACGCCTGCAAACCCTCACAGAAGGTAGCCTGCAGCAACGCCAGAAAGCGGCAGACATATCACTTCAGAACATGGGGATCACTTTTAATGTCTACGGCCATGAAGCGGGTACCGAAAAAGTCTGGCCTTTTGATCTGCTTCCCCGGATTATCGATGCCGATGAATGGAAAACGATTGAAAGCGGTTTGAAGCAGCGAATCCATGCCTTAAATCTGTTTATCGATGATATCTATAACGAATGCAAAATCATCAAGGATGGAGCCGTTCCCGAAGAACTGGTCCAGACCTCTAAGACACTCCGTTCACAATGCAAAGGCTTTCATCCCCCCCAGGGAGTCTGGTGCCACATCACAGGCGTCGACCTGATTCGCGATCAGGATGGACAGATCTATGTTCTCGAAGACAATCTGAGATGCCCCTCTGGCGTTTCCTATGTCCTGGAAAACCGGGAACTGATGAAACGAACTTTTGCTCCGGTCTTCCAGGGGATGTCAGTCGCTCCCATTGAAGACTATAACGAACAGTTACTCAAAACGCTGCTGGACTGTGCGCCGGAAGGTGTGAACGATCCGACCGCGGTCGTGCTCACACCGGGCATCTACAACTCAGCCTATTTTGAACATACCTTTCTCGCCCAGCAGATGGGCGTCGAACTCGTACAGGGTCCCGACCTGGTTGTGGAAAACGGTTACGTTTTCATGAAAACCACCAAGGGACTGCGTCGAGTTGATGTGATCTATCGTCGCATTGACGATGACTTCCTGGATCCTAAAAATTTCCGACCTGATTCCGCATTAGGCGTCGATCACCTCATGGATGTCTGCCGGGCCGGGCGAGTCACACTGGCCAATGCCCCTGGTACCGGAGTGGCAGACGACAAAGCCGTCTATGCTTATGTGCCCGATATCATCAAATACTACCTGGGAGAAGAGGCGATTCTTCCCAACGTGCCGACCTTTCTATGTTCCGATGCCAAACAGCGTGAGCATGTGCTGGCCAATCTTGACAAACTTGTGGTGAAACCAACCAATGAATCCGGGGGTTACGGAATTCTGATGGGGCCGCATTCGTCTCAGGAAGAACGAGACAAAACCGCCGCCGCCATTCGTTCCAATCCGCGCGAGTGGATTGCGCAGCCAATGCTGAAACTGTCGACGGTCCCCACGCTGGTGGGTGATGAACTTCAACCACGGCACGTTGACCTGCGGCCATTTGTCCTCTGTGGTAAAGAAATTTATGTGATGCCGGGCGGATTAACACGTGTTGCCCTGCGGGAAGGATCGATGGTTGTCAATTCGTCACAAGGGGGTGGCAGTAAAGACACCTGGATCCTGCGTAATGGTCACTCTCAGACTGAGATAAACCATGCGGCAACTGCTCTGGAGAAATTTTGA
- a CDS encoding alpha-E domain-containing protein has protein sequence MLSRVASSVYWLSRYVERAENVARFIDVNYNLTLGESDTLGDQWAPLVYTTGDQIPYEKRYGAPNRDHVLKFLLFDEKNSNSIISCVSYARENARTIREIIPAVMWEQLNQFYFMVRSAATNPATLDQPQEFCERVRLASHMLVGATEATMSRGEAWHFSRVGRLIERADKTSRIVDVQYYILLPDARDVGSALDVVRWSALLRSASALAMYRRQYGKITPNSVANFLILDTQFPRAMHFCVRKAQESLRCITGSQTGTFINLAEQRMGLLCSNMDYTSVEDIIQQGLHQYIDGFQKQLNSVGKAIQEDFFTSQQSQSQSQSQTVNENSQSQTS, from the coding sequence ATGCTCAGTCGCGTTGCGAGTTCTGTTTACTGGTTAAGTCGTTATGTTGAGCGTGCTGAGAATGTGGCGCGGTTTATTGACGTGAATTATAATCTGACTCTCGGAGAATCCGATACCCTTGGCGACCAGTGGGCGCCCCTGGTTTATACCACCGGCGATCAGATCCCCTATGAGAAACGCTATGGCGCGCCGAACCGGGATCATGTTCTGAAGTTTCTGCTGTTCGATGAAAAAAATTCCAATTCCATTATCTCCTGTGTCTCCTACGCACGGGAGAATGCCAGAACGATTCGCGAAATCATTCCTGCTGTTATGTGGGAACAGCTCAATCAGTTTTATTTTATGGTACGTTCAGCAGCGACGAATCCTGCGACTCTGGATCAGCCTCAGGAATTCTGCGAACGTGTCAGACTGGCCAGTCACATGCTGGTAGGGGCCACAGAAGCAACCATGTCGCGCGGTGAAGCCTGGCATTTTTCACGCGTGGGACGGCTGATTGAACGAGCCGATAAAACATCGCGGATTGTCGATGTTCAATACTATATTTTACTGCCAGACGCCCGGGATGTCGGAAGTGCTCTGGACGTGGTTCGCTGGTCTGCCCTGTTACGGTCAGCCAGCGCTTTGGCCATGTATCGACGGCAATACGGGAAAATCACTCCCAACAGTGTTGCCAACTTTTTAATTCTGGATACCCAGTTCCCCCGGGCCATGCACTTCTGCGTGAGAAAAGCTCAGGAGTCGTTGCGTTGTATCACGGGGAGTCAAACCGGAACCTTTATCAATCTGGCAGAGCAGCGTATGGGCCTGTTGTGCTCCAATATGGATTACACCAGCGTCGAGGATATTATTCAGCAGGGATTGCACCAGTATATTGATGGCTTTCAAAAACAGTTGAACTCTGTCGGCAAAGCGATTCAGGAAGATTTCTTCACATCGCAGCAGAGTCAATCTCAGTCACAGAGCCAGACTGTCAATGAAAACAGCCAGTCTCAAACCAGTTGA
- a CDS encoding transglutaminase family protein — MIRVALNHKSIYHYDRYVELAPQLVRLRPAPHCRTPIRSYSLRVTPVQHFVNWLQDPHSNHLARLVFPEKTNMLQVEIDLVAEMTVINPFDFFLEPEASEYPFAYDPTLKKDLLPFLDTIEPGPEFSALLDSIDRSKIKTIDFLVGMNQRLQNMIRYVIRMEHGVQSPEATLKLGSGSCRDSAWLLVQVFRHLGLAARFVSGYLIQLKPDIESLDGPSGAAEDFTDLHAWTEVFLPGAGWIGLDPTSGLFAGEGHIPLACTPEPLNAAPISGTVEKCEVTFHHEMSVSRVHEDPRITKPYTEEVWKRIDSIGHQVDEALQKGDVRLTMGGEPTFVSIDDMDGDEWKTAAVGPTKRGLAGNLIELLRQRFAPQGMIHYGQGKWYPGESLPRWALTCMWRTDGQPIWNDPMLLAAPEENYDHDIEHAQQFAATLAKRLGLKPEYVATAYEDAMYYMWKERRLAVNADVMNSDLVDEEERIRLARVFERGLGAPVGCMLPLMHQWWHDKPRWKSGAWPVRSEQLFLIPGDSPMGLRLPLDSLPAAKPGEYTPSPVVPFEATTDLPEYDQLRQQSAQHQTAQHVTGNVQHQVLQRVGAGGGFDSLDQEQEPEAENTPVEPDVIRTAMCFETREGVLHIFMPPVDHLESYLELLAEIEQTAAELEIPVIVEGYLPPNDYRLQHIKATPDPGVIEVNVHPAKSWRELVDITSGVYEDARQSRLGTEQFDLDGTHNGTGGGNHFVMGSYTPHDSPFLRRPDLLKSLLAYWHNHPSLSYFFSGRFIGPTSQAPRVDEGRCDAVYELQIAFEQIPEKGECPPWLVDRVFRHLLVDLTGNTHRAEFCIDKLYSPDSATGRLGLVEFRGFEMPPHWQMSLTQQLLLRALVARFWNAPYKIDLVDWNTSIHDRWLLPHFIQQDFEDIISELNEEGFDLDASWFGPHYEFRFPHIGEMQYRGIHVELRTAIEPWYVLGEEPAGGATARYVDSSVQRLQVKAQGMSNGRHILLCNGRKIPLHATGTEGEFVAGVRYRAWQPPNCLHPTIPVDEPLVFDLVDTWVNRSIGGCTYHVGHPGGLNPGTFPVNGYEAESRRAGRFFKMGHTGGTSSIPEDEKNAMFPLTLDLRRNRGIV; from the coding sequence ATGATCCGTGTCGCATTGAACCATAAGTCGATCTATCACTATGATCGTTACGTCGAGCTGGCTCCCCAACTGGTTCGCCTCCGTCCTGCTCCCCACTGCCGTACCCCCATTCGCAGTTACTCACTGCGAGTTACTCCCGTTCAGCATTTTGTCAACTGGCTGCAGGACCCGCATAGTAACCATCTGGCGCGACTCGTGTTCCCGGAAAAGACCAATATGCTGCAGGTCGAAATTGATCTGGTTGCCGAAATGACCGTGATCAACCCCTTCGACTTCTTCCTGGAACCCGAGGCAAGCGAATACCCGTTTGCATACGATCCCACCCTCAAAAAAGATCTCCTGCCATTTCTGGATACCATAGAACCAGGACCGGAATTCTCTGCTCTGCTGGACTCGATCGACCGTTCTAAAATCAAGACAATTGATTTTCTGGTCGGCATGAACCAACGCCTGCAGAACATGATCCGCTACGTCATCCGTATGGAACATGGCGTACAATCACCTGAAGCAACTCTGAAACTGGGCAGTGGCTCATGCCGAGACAGCGCCTGGCTGCTCGTGCAGGTGTTCCGACATCTGGGACTGGCAGCACGTTTTGTCTCCGGATACCTGATTCAATTGAAACCTGATATTGAATCGCTGGATGGCCCTTCCGGTGCTGCCGAAGATTTTACGGACCTGCATGCCTGGACCGAAGTCTTTCTGCCCGGCGCCGGCTGGATTGGCCTCGATCCGACTTCCGGATTATTTGCGGGTGAAGGACATATTCCTCTGGCGTGTACTCCGGAACCGCTCAACGCAGCACCGATCTCGGGAACTGTTGAAAAATGTGAAGTCACTTTCCATCACGAAATGTCGGTTTCACGCGTGCATGAAGACCCCCGGATCACCAAACCTTATACAGAAGAGGTCTGGAAACGGATTGACAGCATTGGACACCAGGTCGATGAAGCACTCCAAAAAGGAGACGTCCGCTTAACCATGGGGGGCGAACCGACGTTTGTTTCCATTGATGATATGGATGGGGACGAATGGAAAACAGCGGCTGTCGGCCCCACAAAAAGAGGACTCGCTGGAAATTTGATTGAACTGCTGCGGCAGCGTTTTGCCCCTCAAGGCATGATTCATTACGGTCAGGGCAAATGGTATCCCGGGGAATCATTGCCACGCTGGGCATTAACCTGTATGTGGCGAACCGACGGACAGCCGATCTGGAACGACCCCATGCTGCTGGCAGCGCCGGAAGAAAATTACGACCACGATATCGAACACGCGCAGCAGTTTGCGGCAACGCTGGCAAAACGTCTGGGACTCAAGCCTGAATACGTCGCCACCGCTTACGAAGATGCGATGTACTACATGTGGAAGGAACGCCGCCTGGCAGTAAATGCCGATGTGATGAATTCCGATCTGGTCGATGAAGAAGAACGTATTCGACTCGCCCGCGTCTTCGAACGCGGTCTGGGAGCCCCTGTCGGCTGTATGCTCCCCCTGATGCATCAATGGTGGCATGATAAACCCCGCTGGAAAAGTGGTGCCTGGCCCGTACGTTCAGAACAGCTGTTTTTAATTCCCGGCGATTCCCCCATGGGACTGCGTCTGCCTCTGGATTCGCTGCCGGCCGCCAAACCGGGTGAATATACTCCCTCACCGGTCGTCCCCTTCGAAGCCACCACTGATCTCCCCGAATATGATCAACTGCGACAGCAGTCTGCACAGCATCAAACCGCGCAGCATGTCACAGGTAACGTACAGCATCAGGTGCTGCAGCGGGTCGGCGCAGGGGGTGGATTTGATTCCCTTGATCAGGAACAGGAACCCGAAGCGGAAAATACACCCGTTGAACCGGATGTAATTCGCACGGCGATGTGCTTCGAAACGCGTGAAGGTGTCCTGCATATCTTTATGCCGCCTGTGGATCATCTGGAGAGCTACCTGGAACTGCTGGCGGAAATTGAACAGACGGCCGCCGAACTGGAAATCCCCGTCATTGTAGAAGGTTATCTGCCTCCGAATGACTACCGGCTCCAGCATATCAAAGCCACTCCTGATCCAGGTGTGATCGAAGTCAACGTGCATCCTGCCAAAAGCTGGCGGGAACTGGTGGATATCACATCCGGAGTCTATGAGGACGCACGTCAGTCTCGACTCGGCACAGAGCAGTTTGATCTGGATGGTACGCACAACGGAACCGGGGGAGGCAATCACTTTGTGATGGGCTCCTATACGCCGCATGACAGTCCATTTTTACGACGTCCGGATCTCTTAAAAAGCCTGCTCGCTTACTGGCATAACCATCCCTCATTGTCCTACTTCTTCTCAGGCCGCTTCATTGGTCCCACCAGTCAGGCGCCGCGTGTTGATGAGGGCCGCTGCGATGCGGTCTACGAACTTCAGATTGCTTTCGAACAGATTCCGGAAAAAGGTGAATGTCCACCATGGTTGGTCGACCGGGTGTTTCGACACCTGCTGGTTGACCTGACAGGTAATACACACCGGGCAGAATTCTGTATCGATAAGCTCTATTCACCCGATAGTGCTACCGGTCGGCTGGGTCTGGTGGAATTTCGCGGGTTTGAAATGCCGCCGCACTGGCAGATGAGTCTGACGCAACAACTTCTGTTGCGGGCACTGGTCGCCCGCTTCTGGAATGCACCCTATAAAATCGACCTGGTGGATTGGAACACCTCCATTCATGATCGCTGGCTGCTGCCCCATTTTATCCAGCAGGATTTCGAAGATATTATTTCAGAACTGAATGAGGAAGGTTTTGATCTGGACGCCAGCTGGTTCGGGCCACACTACGAATTTCGTTTTCCCCATATTGGAGAAATGCAATACCGGGGGATTCATGTAGAACTGAGAACGGCCATTGAGCCATGGTACGTTCTGGGTGAAGAACCCGCCGGCGGTGCGACCGCCCGTTACGTGGATTCTTCCGTGCAGCGTCTGCAGGTGAAGGCCCAGGGAATGTCCAACGGGCGTCACATTCTGCTGTGCAATGGACGTAAGATTCCCCTCCATGCTACCGGGACGGAAGGCGAATTTGTCGCCGGCGTCAGATACCGGGCCTGGCAGCCACCCAACTGCCTGCATCCGACAATTCCGGTCGATGAGCCTCTGGTTTTCGATCTGGTGGATACCTGGGTAAATCGTTCCATAGGGGGCTGTACGTACCATGTTGGACATCCTGGTGGACTCAATCCGGGAACTTTTCCGGTCAACGGTTACGAAGCAGAAAGCCGCCGCGCGGGTCGATTTTTCAAGATGGGACACACAGGAGGAACCAGTTCCATACCTGAAGATGAAAAAAATGCCATGTTTCCGCTGACACTTGATCTTCGCCGAAACCGAGGCATTGTGTAA
- a CDS encoding circularly permuted type 2 ATP-grasp protein, with protein MPTSPLSVNNIFQGYTPPGGAYDEFLLDTGEPRLHAKNFLDTVVKIGREEFEHRWQQAQRTVQANDFAYSGVVTPKDQPRPWELDAIPFLISSAEWKTISTALRQRAQLLNLILKDLFGKQTLLKNGVLPAELVYSHPGFLRAYHREQLRNDCFLHFYAADLARSPNGEWWVLADRTEAASGIGFALENRILTSRMFPELFQQCNVERLAPFFIAAQETLRKLTPQSLENPRVVLLSHGPTSPNYFEDAYLARYLGYTLVEGGDLAVRKNQVMLKTLGGLIPVDVIFRRQNSRDCDPLEMKYSNSRLGVSGLSQSARSGQVGIANALGSGLIESVAFMAFMPRLSKALLGTELLMPGVASWWCGDPEQLSYVLKNLEKLTIYPAFRIRGKDNPSVESLNQMSPKKLTELIKSHPSGFAAQEKVIRSSVPVWRGQIQPAHLSLRAYAVSSGDSYTVMQGALGRTSTSLDPLEVSIRKGEGSKDVWILSDEPVEHITLLNEQGRTISLKRSGSELPSRAADNIFWLGRQLERAEALARLLRSAVNRLSGETRSTSDLEVPVLLRCLADQGQIEPGYAIDKMRNQLPPIEHVLPTAVFDKSQSSSLRSIVDELFRLGSIVRDRISLDTWRIIRRIDKGFQPPGYGTTNLSDVLTITDDLITELAAFSGIVMESMTRTQAFRFLELGRRVERSLQIISLVKNSFVPMPEVQSPIFETVLEVADSLMTYRSRYLSNLQLAAVLDLLLTDESNPRSLVFQFMQLAKHVERLPRNRELPGYTSEQRLVMTLLHSVRMLDIQEIADTHCLGDYEPLEKLFETWDYQLPKLSEAISHRYLVHAVSSHQLSDISPQ; from the coding sequence GTGCCCACATCGCCGCTCTCTGTGAACAACATTTTCCAGGGCTATACTCCTCCCGGCGGAGCATACGATGAGTTCCTGCTGGACACAGGAGAACCACGCCTGCATGCGAAAAATTTTCTTGATACCGTTGTAAAAATAGGTCGCGAGGAATTCGAACATCGCTGGCAACAGGCACAACGAACCGTGCAGGCCAATGACTTCGCCTACAGCGGTGTGGTCACACCCAAAGACCAGCCCCGTCCCTGGGAACTGGACGCGATTCCCTTTCTGATTTCATCTGCCGAATGGAAGACGATCTCCACGGCCTTGAGACAACGGGCGCAACTGTTAAATCTCATATTGAAAGACCTGTTTGGAAAACAGACGCTGTTAAAAAATGGGGTACTGCCTGCAGAACTTGTGTATTCTCACCCCGGTTTTCTGCGTGCCTATCATCGGGAACAGCTGCGTAACGACTGTTTTCTGCACTTTTATGCCGCTGATCTGGCGCGCTCTCCTAATGGGGAATGGTGGGTGCTCGCCGACCGGACGGAAGCGGCTTCCGGGATTGGCTTCGCGCTGGAAAACCGGATTCTGACCTCGCGTATGTTTCCTGAACTCTTTCAACAATGTAATGTCGAACGGCTGGCGCCGTTTTTTATTGCTGCACAGGAAACACTCCGCAAGCTGACTCCCCAGAGTCTGGAGAATCCGCGTGTCGTGCTGCTCAGCCATGGTCCGACCAGCCCCAACTATTTTGAAGACGCGTACCTGGCGCGTTACCTGGGTTACACCCTCGTCGAAGGCGGGGATCTTGCCGTCCGAAAAAATCAGGTAATGTTGAAAACACTGGGTGGCCTGATTCCCGTTGATGTCATTTTCCGGCGTCAGAACAGTCGTGATTGTGACCCGCTGGAAATGAAATACTCAAACTCCCGGCTCGGCGTCTCCGGACTCAGCCAGTCGGCCCGCTCCGGCCAGGTTGGTATTGCCAATGCACTGGGCAGTGGTCTGATTGAATCCGTCGCCTTCATGGCGTTCATGCCTCGCCTGAGTAAAGCGCTATTGGGTACAGAATTACTCATGCCCGGCGTCGCTTCCTGGTGGTGTGGTGACCCGGAACAGTTGAGCTACGTCCTGAAGAATCTGGAGAAACTCACCATTTATCCCGCGTTTCGAATCCGCGGGAAAGACAATCCTTCGGTCGAATCTCTCAATCAGATGTCACCGAAGAAGTTGACGGAACTGATCAAGTCTCATCCTTCCGGATTTGCTGCTCAGGAGAAAGTCATCCGTTCCAGTGTTCCCGTCTGGCGGGGACAGATCCAGCCCGCGCACCTGTCGCTGCGTGCGTATGCTGTTTCCAGCGGTGACTCCTATACGGTGATGCAAGGCGCACTGGGGCGCACTTCAACCAGCCTCGATCCTCTGGAAGTCTCCATTCGCAAAGGGGAAGGCAGTAAAGATGTCTGGATTCTCTCAGATGAGCCTGTTGAACATATCACACTGTTGAATGAACAAGGCCGAACGATCTCACTTAAGCGGAGTGGTTCAGAATTACCCAGTCGCGCCGCAGATAATATTTTCTGGCTGGGGAGACAACTGGAACGGGCAGAAGCGCTGGCACGATTATTACGCAGCGCAGTCAATCGACTCAGTGGGGAAACGCGATCTACCAGTGACCTGGAAGTCCCGGTGCTCCTGCGCTGCCTCGCTGATCAGGGACAGATTGAACCGGGCTACGCCATTGATAAAATGCGAAACCAGTTGCCACCCATCGAGCATGTCCTGCCGACCGCAGTCTTCGATAAATCACAGTCCAGTTCACTGCGTTCGATCGTGGATGAACTGTTCCGACTGGGCTCGATTGTACGCGACCGGATTTCACTCGATACCTGGCGCATCATCCGCCGTATTGATAAAGGTTTCCAGCCCCCCGGTTACGGAACAACAAACCTGTCTGACGTGCTGACGATCACCGACGACCTTATTACCGAACTGGCTGCCTTCAGCGGGATCGTCATGGAAAGCATGACACGTACGCAGGCGTTTCGTTTCCTCGAACTGGGACGGCGTGTGGAGCGTTCACTGCAGATTATCAGCCTGGTCAAAAATTCGTTTGTGCCGATGCCTGAAGTCCAGAGCCCGATCTTCGAAACCGTTCTGGAAGTCGCCGACAGCCTGATGACTTACCGCTCCCGTTACCTGTCAAACCTGCAACTGGCGGCGGTACTCGATTTATTACTGACTGACGAATCGAATCCGCGATCACTGGTATTCCAGTTCATGCAACTGGCCAAACATGTGGAACGACTGCCGCGTAATCGTGAGTTACCCGGATACACTTCCGAGCAGAGACTCGTCATGACCCTGCTACATTCCGTGCGCATGCTGGATATTCAGGAAATAGCTGATACACACTGTCTGGGAGACTATGAACCCCTGGAAAAACTGTTTGAAACCTGGGACTATCAACTGCCGAAACTGTCGGAAGCGATTTCACATCGGTACCTTGTACACGCTGTTTCCTCTCATCAACTCTCAGACATCAGCCCGCAATGA
- a CDS encoding transglutaminase family protein, translated as MKYKITHTTKYAYSQAVPVCHNLVHLAPRALPSQVCNEFQLLIHPEPFNITHRKDYFGNDVSYFSIDQAHMGLSVTATSEVSVMDVPLVTAADTPPWEIVAQQLKEEHTAGVLDAYQFIFDSPGVKLFPELTEYAKISFQENRPILEAVLELTARINKEFKYDPRATNVNTEISEVFEKQHGVCQDFAHFQIGCLRALGLAARYVSGYLRTNPPPGKPRLVGADASHAWLSVYCGEKAGWIDVDPTNNVQTSADHITVAWGRDYYDVCPIQGTIVGGGEHRMTVSVDVAPEEPQPVPPDTNGT; from the coding sequence ATGAAATACAAAATCACTCACACCACGAAGTATGCTTATTCCCAGGCGGTTCCGGTCTGCCACAATCTGGTGCATCTTGCGCCGCGGGCGTTACCCAGTCAGGTGTGCAACGAATTTCAATTGTTAATCCACCCGGAACCCTTCAATATCACGCACCGCAAGGACTATTTTGGAAACGACGTTTCGTATTTCTCGATCGATCAGGCTCACATGGGACTGAGCGTCACTGCAACAAGCGAGGTTTCTGTAATGGACGTTCCGCTGGTCACTGCTGCGGATACCCCACCCTGGGAAATCGTTGCTCAGCAACTCAAAGAGGAGCATACGGCAGGCGTACTCGACGCGTATCAGTTTATCTTCGATTCTCCAGGGGTGAAACTGTTTCCCGAGTTAACAGAATACGCGAAGATTTCCTTTCAGGAAAACCGCCCGATCCTGGAAGCAGTCCTGGAACTGACCGCCCGCATCAATAAAGAATTTAAATACGATCCCCGGGCCACGAATGTGAATACGGAGATCAGTGAAGTGTTTGAGAAACAGCATGGCGTCTGCCAGGACTTCGCGCATTTTCAGATCGGTTGTCTGCGTGCCCTGGGACTGGCAGCCCGCTATGTCAGCGGATATCTGAGAACCAATCCTCCACCCGGCAAACCGCGACTGGTCGGCGCTGATGCTTCCCATGCCTGGCTCTCTGTGTATTGCGGAGAGAAAGCAGGCTGGATTGACGTAGACCCCACGAATAACGTACAGACTTCAGCCGATCATATTACGGTTGCCTGGGGAAGAGACTATTACGATGTCTGTCCGATCCAGGGAACAATTGTCGGGGGAGGTGAACATCGCATGACGGTCTCTGTGGATGTTGCACCGGAAGAGCCTCAACCAGTCCCACCGGATACCAATGGCACTTAA
- a CDS encoding DUF1552 domain-containing protein, whose translation MTINHQFTCSTTSLTRRHFLRGAGVTLALPLLECGAQTKSVSSKNDATPQRMLLISNNLGVLPGPFFPKTSGTDYQLSPYLNELKTHAKDFTVFSGLSHPACEGGHSTENCFLTGARHPTSSGFRNSISLDQYAAEHLGRQTRFATLNLGVNIDKANRSLSWTRDGVLLPAEDSPARLFRKMFIQGSDAKVKQRLQALKRRESILDAVRDSTQNYSKSLGQNDRRRLDQYFTSIRELEQRLVTAGEWEQNPKPKIEQELPQDIVDRALLFDKFEQMLLMAALALQSDSTRIVTLMVDAFATPVFQLKNDEKSSTGYHSLSHHGMRPDHLAQLEKADRRQMNLLRQLLGRLTDVQGEVGGLLDSTMVLYGSNMGDANTHDNTNLPVLLAGGGFRHGQHLVFNREQNSPLCNLYVSMLQRLGVESDQFGSSSGTLAGLKS comes from the coding sequence ATGACGATAAATCATCAATTCACCTGTTCGACAACATCATTGACCCGCCGCCATTTTCTACGCGGTGCAGGGGTTACGCTGGCGTTACCATTACTGGAATGCGGGGCTCAAACAAAGTCCGTTTCCTCAAAGAACGATGCAACGCCCCAGCGGATGCTGTTGATCTCCAATAATCTGGGTGTACTTCCTGGACCGTTCTTTCCGAAGACGTCGGGCACGGATTATCAGCTGTCTCCCTATCTGAATGAACTGAAAACGCATGCGAAGGACTTCACTGTTTTCAGCGGTCTGTCGCATCCGGCGTGTGAAGGCGGGCATTCGACCGAAAACTGTTTCCTGACCGGCGCCCGACATCCCACGAGTAGCGGGTTTCGTAATAGCATCTCACTTGATCAATATGCGGCGGAACACCTCGGACGTCAGACGCGGTTTGCCACGTTGAACCTGGGAGTGAATATCGACAAAGCGAACCGGAGTCTGTCGTGGACCCGGGATGGCGTATTGCTGCCTGCAGAAGACAGTCCCGCCCGCCTGTTTCGCAAGATGTTTATTCAAGGCAGCGATGCCAAAGTGAAGCAGAGGCTGCAGGCACTGAAACGGCGGGAGAGTATTCTCGATGCGGTCAGAGATTCGACCCAGAATTACAGTAAATCACTGGGGCAGAATGATCGCAGGCGACTCGATCAATACTTTACTTCGATCCGGGAACTGGAACAGAGACTGGTAACGGCGGGCGAATGGGAACAGAACCCGAAACCAAAGATCGAGCAGGAGCTTCCACAGGATATTGTCGATCGGGCCTTACTGTTTGATAAATTCGAGCAGATGTTGTTGATGGCAGCGCTTGCCCTGCAGTCTGATTCAACACGGATCGTCACATTAATGGTGGATGCCTTCGCGACCCCTGTCTTTCAATTAAAGAATGATGAAAAAAGCAGCACGGGTTATCATTCCCTCAGTCATCATGGCATGCGTCCCGATCATCTGGCCCAGCTGGAAAAAGCAGACCGGCGACAGATGAATCTCCTGCGACAGTTATTGGGGAGACTGACTGATGTGCAAGGCGAAGTGGGGGGGCTGCTGGACAGTACGATGGTTCTGTACGGCAGTAATATGGGGGACGCCAATACACACGATAATACTAATCTGCCTGTCCTGCTGGCGGGAGGTGGGTTTCGGCATGGTCAGCATCTGGTGTTCAATCGTGAGCAGAATTCCCCGTTATGCAATCTTTATGTGAGTATGTTGCAGCGGCTGGGAGTCGAGTCGGACCAGTTTGGTTCCAGCAGCGGGACTTTGGCCGGGCTTAAATCATGA